A genomic window from Lotus japonicus ecotype B-129 chromosome 1, LjGifu_v1.2 includes:
- the LOC130727494 gene encoding probable sarcosine oxidase: MDNSQFDVIIIGAGVIGSATAYQAAKRGLKTLLLEQFDFLHHRGSSHGESRTIRVTYPQHYYIPLVLTSYNLWQQAQAQIGYNVLFKAQHFDMAPSDDPIIHALVENCKRYNIPHELLNRRQLAEKLPGKLDIPDDWVVLSNEYGGIIKPTKAVAMFQTLAHKLGAVLKDNAEVIDIKKERDAGVAVFTGGGEVFRGKKCVITAGAWVNKLVKKVGGFELPIQPLETHVSYWRIKEGHEGKFVIGGDFPTFASFGKVYVYGTPTLEFPGLIKVAVHAGRACDPDKRPWGPSVMLGELREWLQGRFSGAVDSSEPVVRQSCLYSMTPDEDFVMDFLGGSFGKDVVVGGGFSGHGFKMAPVIGKILTDLAVDGGTKEVDMKYFTIQRFKVASKI, translated from the coding sequence ATGGACAATTCCCAATTCGACGTGATCATCATCGGTGCCGGCGTCATTGGTAGCGCAACCGCCTACCAAGCCGCCAAAAGGGGTCTCAAAACCCTCCTCCTCGAACAATTCGACTTCCTCCACCACCGTGGCTCCTCCCACGGTGAATCCCGCACCATCCGCGTCACCTACCCCCAGCACTACTACATCCCCCTCGTCCTCACCTCCTACAACCTATGGCAACAAGCCCAGGCCCAAATCGGCTACAACGTCCTGTTCAAGGCGCAGCACTTTGACATGGCCCCCTCCGATGACCCCATCATTCACGCTCTCGTCGAGAATTGCAAGCGCTACAACATCCCCCATGAACTCCTCAACCGCCGCCAGCTCGCCGAGAAGCTCCCCGGAAAACTCGACATCCCGGACGACTGGGTTGTCCTCTCCAACGAGTACGGCGGTATCATCAAGCCCACCAAAGCCGTCGCCATGTTCCAGACGCTCGCCCACAAACTCGGCGCCGTGCTCAAGGACAACGCCGAGGTGATCGACATCAAGAAAGAACGAGACGCCGGTGTCGCGGTCTTCACAGGCGGTGGTGAAGTATTTCGCGGCAAGAAATGCGTGATCACCGCCGGAGCGTGGGTGAACAAGTTGGTTAAGAAGGTAGGTGGGTTTGAATTACCCATTCAGCCCCTGGAGACTCATGTTTCGTACTGGAGGATAAAAGAGGGGCATGAGGGTAAATTCGTAATTGGAGGTGATTTTCCGACATTTGCTAGCTTTGGGAAAGTTTATGTGTACGGAACGCCAACGTTGGAGTTTCCGGGTTTGATTAAGGTGGCGGTGCATGCGGGTCGGGCGTGTGACCCGGATAAGAGGCCGTGGGGCCCGAGTGTGATGCTGGGTGAGCTGAGGGAGTGGTTGCAAGGGAGATTTTCCGGTGCGGTGGATTCCAGTGAGCCTGTGGTGAGGCAATCTTGCCTGTATTCTATGACTCCTGATGAGGATTTTGTGATGGATTTCTTGGGTGGGTCGTTTGGGAAGGATGTGGTGGTGGGTGGCGGGTTTTCGGGTCATGGGTTCAAGATGGCTCCGGTTATTGGGAAGATTCTGACTGATCTTGCTGTGGATGGGGGAACCAAAGAGGTTGACATGAAGTACTTCACCATTCAGAGGTTCAAAGTAGCTTCTAAGATTTAG
- the LOC130732182 gene encoding 40S ribosomal protein S8-like has translation MLKHFQFIKLHIYISIRRIRVRGGNVKWRALRLDTGNFSWGSETVTRKTRLLDVVYNASNNELVRTQTLVKSAIVQVDAAPFKQWYLQHYGVDIGRKKKTTSKKDSTEEGEAAAEDAKKSNHVQRKLENRQKDRTLDAHIEEQFSGGRLLACISSRPGQCGRADGYILEGKELEFYMKKLQKKKGKGAAA, from the coding sequence atgcTGAAACACTTTCAGTTCATTAaattacatatttatatttctATTAGGAGGATTCGTGTTAGAGGTGGCAACGTGAAGTGGAGGGCACTGAGATTGGATACTGGAAACTTTTCATGGGGTAGTGAAACAGTAACTCGCAAGACGCGTCTATTAGATGTGGTTTACAATGCCTCAAACAATGAGCTTGTGCGAACCCAAACCCTGGTCAAAAGTGCTATTGTTCAGGTTGATGCTGCTCCGTTCAAACAGTGGTACCTTCAGCACTATGGGGTTGATATTGgcagaaagaagaaaacaacATCCAAGAAGGACTCTACAGAGGAGGGTGAAGCTGCTGCTGAAGACGCAAAGAAAAGTAACCATGTGCAGAGGAAACTTGAGAATCGCCAGAAAGATCGTACTCTTGATGCCCACATCGAAGAGCAATTTAGTGGTGGCCGATTGCTGGCATGTATTTCTTCTCGCCCGGGTCAATGTGGCAGGGCTGATGGGTACATACTAGAAGGTAAGGAACTGGAATTTTACATGAagaaacttcagaagaagaagggaaAGGGTGCTGCAGCCTAA
- the LOC130727496 gene encoding uncharacterized protein LOC130727496, whose product MEPHCLIRIFFSLSLMLMTTHAALPPEIYWKMMLPSTPMPKAIVELLRGDVSMRKSADTYNQSKDELSKLGAKKILSEDNLFWLHAGKATQSKDQLLISSLGVKEIPSEDNLFWLHAGKATQSKDQLLISDIGAKEIPSEDNLFWLHAGKVTQSKDQLLISDLGAKEIPSEDNSFWLHADKATRPKDQVLISNLGTKEIPSEDNLFWLHAGKATRSKDQVPISNLGTEEIPSEDNLFWLHAGKETRSKDQLLISDLGTKEIPSQDSLWISASEEAQSKDEIFISNLDAKEIIPSQENSFWISYSKETQLPSNANGLENPGSSNHHLHEVSSRASFFLEDQLHSSNKFYMLLNKIRSAAPLLPRQITQQIPFSLDKMKEILEMLSIKPNSRNAEIVEETIGICEAPAMDGEEKYCATSLESMIDFATSKLGNNVHAMSTNVQKETKLQNLLVKDGVKNLADGHVIACHPMTYPYVVFGCHELHKTSAYYVPLEGEDGVRVKAVAVCHKDTSKWDPNHVAFQVLKVKPGTVPVCHFFTEGHVLWLSK is encoded by the exons ATGGAGCCTCATTGCCTAATTCGAATATTTTTCTCTCTCAGT TTGATGCTGATGACAACCCATGCTGCCTTACCTCCGGAAATTTACTGGAAAATGATGCTTCCAAGTACTCCCATGCCAAAAGCAATCGTAGAGCTACTGA GAGGAGATGTGAGCATGAGGAAGAGTGCCGATACCTATAATCAATCAAAAGACGAACTCTCAAAACTTGGTGCTAAGAAGATTTTATCAGAAGATAATTTATTTTGGCTTCATGCGGGTAAAGCAACTCAATCAAAAGATCAACTTCTCATTTCGAGCCTTGGTGTTAAGGAGATCCCATCAGAAGATAATTTATTTTGGCTTCATGCGGGTAAAGCAACTCAATCAAAAGATCAACTCCTAATTTCGGACATTGGTGCTAAGGAGATCCCATCAGAAGATAATTTATTTTGGCTTCATGCGGGTAAAGTAACTCAATCAAAAGATCAACTCCTCATTTCGGACCTTGGTGCTAAGGAGATCCCATCAGAAGATAATTCATTTTGGCTTCATGCTGATAAAGCAACTCGACCAAAAGATCAAGTTCTCATCTCAAACCTAGGTACTAAGGAGATTCCATCAGAAGATAATTTATTTTGGCTTCATGCTGGTAAAGCAACTCGATCAAAAGATCAAGTCCCCATCTCAAACCTAGGTACTGAGGAGATTCCATCAGAAGATAATTTATTTTGGCTTCATGCTGGTAAGGAGACTCGGTCAAAAGATCAACTCCTCATTTCAGACCTTGGCACTAAGGAGATTCCATCACAAGATTCACTTTGGATTTCTGCTAGCGAAGAGGCCCAATCAAAAGATgaaatcttcatctcaaaccTTGATGCTAAGGAGATTATTCCATCACAAGAGAATTCATTTTGGATTTCCTATAGTAAAGAGACTCAACTACCCAGTAACGCAAATGGTCTTGAAAATCCTGGTTCTAGTAACCATCACTTGCATGAGGTTTCATCACGCGCAAGTTTCTTCCTAGAAGATCAACTTCATTCAAGCAACAAATTTTACATGCTCTTGAATAAGATAAGATCTGCAGCCCCATTGTTGCCTCGCCAAATTACACAGCAAATACCATTCTCACTAgacaagatgaaagaaatatTGGAGATGCTTTCTATAAAACCCAACTCAAGGAATGCTGAGATTGTGGAGGAAACCATTGGTATTTGTGAAGCTCCTGCAATGGATGGAGAGGAAAAATACTGTGCAACTTCATTGGAATCCATGATAGATTTCGCCACTTCTAAGCTTGGCAATAACGTGCATGCTATGTCAACAAATGtgcaaaaagaaactaaactaCAAAATCTTTTAGTGAAAGATGGAGTAAAGAATTTAGCAGATGGTCATGTTATTGCTTGTCATCCCATGACATATCCGTATGTTGTCTTTGGTTGTCATGAATTACACAAGACCAGCGCATATTATGTGCCCCTGGAAGGAGAAGATGGGGTTAGAGTCAAAGCAGTTGCGGTATGCCACAAAGACACATCAAAATGGGATCCAAATCATGTGGCTTTTCAAGTGCTCAAAGTCAAACCTGGAACGGTTCCAGTGTGTCATTTCTTCACTGAGGGCCATGTTCTTTGGCTTTCCAAGTAG